The DNA sequence CAGAGGTTGAGGGCGTCCTCCAAGGTGGGCTGCCAGTGGTCCATCTTCCCGAGGCCCTTGTTGTAGGCCTTCACATACTCGGATTCTCTCTGCATGGCCAGGATGGCGGCCGAGAACATCGTCATCGGATGTGTGTCCCGTGGCATCGCCCTGAGCACGTCGAACACGTACCGGGGGACACCCGAGCGGTTCTTCAGCTCCTGCACGAGTTCCGCCACATCCTCCTCCGTCGGGACCTCCCCGGTGAGGAGCAGGTAGATGTGTCCTTCGACATAGGGCATCTCTCGTCCCGGGACCTTTGGCAGCAGCGCCAACGTCTCGGGGATCGTGTGGCCACGGAACCGGATGCCTTCGTTCGGATCGAGGTAGGAGATGTCCGTGACGAGGCACCGTACGCCGCGTGCACCTCCGATGGCCTGTGCGATCGTGACGTCCGAGACCTTGACATCACCGTATTCCTTGATCAGCCGGGCGGTACGAGGCCTCCACTCGTCGATCTTGCGTGCGAGCGCTTCCTTCAGTGCCATTGTTCCTCCTTGGCAGTTGGGGTTTCCCGCAAGCATGCCACCGAAACCGGGCCTGCTCGGTCCGGATCGTCGTGGCGCTCTCGCGAGAGCGTCGTCGTGTGCGTATCCCTCCCTACGCCTCTTCCGTCTGGGCAGAAGCGATGATCTTCTGTGCTTCTTGCCTCGGGACCTCCTCGTAGTGGTCGAACGTCATTTCAAAACTACCGCGCCCGCCCGTCATGGAGCGGAGGTCGATTGCGTACCGCTGCATTTCGGCGAGGGGAACTTCGGCGGTGACGATCCGGATGTGTCCCTCCGAGTCCATCCCCAGCACTCGGCCTCGTTTTGCGTTCAGGTCACCGATGATGTCACCCATGTAGTCCTCGGGTACACGAATGTTTGCTCGGACGATCGGTTCGAGCAGGGTTGGGCGCAGATTCGGCGCAGCGGCCTTCACGGCCATGATCCCCGCCATCCTGAAGGACAGCTCATCCGAGTCGACGGAGTGGTATTTTCCGTCGTAGACGGTTGCCTTGACATCGGTGACCGGATACCCCGCGAGGATGCCCCGTTCGAGTCCCTCTCGTACGCCTTTGTCGACTGCCGGAATGTACTGGCGGGGGATGGACCCGCCCTTGATCGCGTTGACGAACTCGTAGCCGGCACCTCGGGGCAGTGGCTCGAAGCGTAGGAAAGCCACACCGAACTGGCCTCTCCCACCGCTCTGCTTCTTGTGCTTTCCCTCTGCCTCCGCCTTGGCGCCGATTGTCTCTCGATAGGGGACCTTTGGGATCGACGTGTCGACCTTGACCCCGAATTTGCGCGAAAGTCGGGCGATGGTGACATCCAAATGGGTGTCGCCGAGACCGGACAGGACCGTTTCCTTGGTCTCGGAGCGTCGCTCGACCAACAGGGTCGGGTCTTCCTCGACGACGCGTGCCAACGCGGTCGAGAGTTTTTCCTCGTCCTGAGCCGATTGCGGCGAGACGACGAGGCTCATGACCGGTTTCGGCATGTCGACTCGCGCAATGGTGATGTTCGTGCCGGACGTGTGCAACGTCTCGCCGCCCCTGAGATTCTCGATCTTGGCGACGGCTGCGATATCTCCGGTGACGAGTTCGGATGCGTCCTTGTGCTCTTTGCCCTGCATGAAGAACAGGTTGTGCATTCGCACCCGCTCGCCCGAGGAGGTCACGAGGTGATCGTCGGCATGGACGGTGCCTGAGAAGACCCGGAGGAGAGAGATACGTCCCACATACGGATCGGACGTGGTCTTGAAGACGTACGCCACAGGTTCTCCGTCCGCGACGATGGCGAGATTGCCGCCTCCTTCGAGGGGAACCGGTGGACGCTCGAGGGGACTCGGTCCGAACTCGGTGAGGAACTCCGCGAGCGTGTCGATGCCGATGAGACGGGTCGACGATCCGCAGAGCACGGGTTGGATGTCACCTGTGAGGATGCCCCGCCGAGTGACTTCCACGATCGTTGCGCGGTCCGGTTCAACGCCTTCGAAGTAGGCCTCCAGCAATTCATCATCGGTCTCTACGACCGATTCGACGAGCGCCGTGTGCATCTGCGACATCGTGTCTTTCATCGATTCGGGCGCCTGTGTGGCGGTACCCTTGGGATTTCCCTCCGCGTAGGTCACGGCGGTGTTGGAGACGACTCGCACGAGGCCGCCGAGTTCGGCTTCTGCGCCGATGGGAACCTGTACGGGTGCGACGCCCTTCCCGAAGGTTTCGCGAAGATCGTCGAGTGTGCGCGAAAACGAAGAACGTTCCCTGTCGAGTTTGTTGATGAAGATGATGCGGGGGAGACCTTCCTCGCCCGCCAGGTGCCACATCGCCTCTGTCTGGACCTCGACACCATCGACTCCGGAGACGACGAACACCGCGAGGTCCGCTGCGCGCAACGCCGAACGTGCGTCCCCGACGAAGTCGGCGTACCCGGGGGTGTCGATCAGTGTGATCTTGTAGCCCTTCCAGGGGAAGGAGGCAAGAGAAAGCCCGAGGGAGAGCTTTCGCTCGATCTCCTCGGGCTCGAAGTCCGTGACGGTGTTGCCATCTTCGGTCCGGCCGAGTCGTGTCGTCTCTCCGGCCGTGAAGAGGAGCGCTTCTGCAAGGGAGGTCTTTCCGCTCCCGCCGTGACCAACCAATGCAACGTTCCTGATTCTCTCCGGGACCACATGACCTCCTGGTTTTCCGCTGATTCTAGTGAGACTGGACCGGTCTCCCGCCATCCCCGGCCACAATTGCGGGCGTTGGAACATGGAGGCTGCTTCGTGGTACGTTGCAGCAACCATGATCGACATGAAAGCTCGCAGGCGAGTCACGCTTCTGCTCGCACCGATCGCCAGAGGGCTGGTCAGGATCGGTGTCCGGGCATGGCAGGTGACGCTGGTGGGGTTGGCGATCACGCTGGCGGGTGCCGTGTTCATCGGTGGCGGAAGGTTCCTCGTGGGGGCCATCCTGGTGCTGGTCGGCTCCGGTGTCGACGCGGTGGATGGCGCGGTCGCCAGATTGAGGAAGTCGGTGTCGAAGCGCGGTGCGTTTCTGGATGCTGCCACGGACCGCGTCAGTGAGACGGCCATGTGGACCGGATTGGCGATCGCCGTTGCGCCGACGACGTTGTGGGTCGCGCTGTGTGTTCTTTGCCTGGGAGCATCATTGACCACGTCGTATCTGCGGGCCAAGGCGGAGACGGGGGGAGTGGACGGACGTGGAGGTCTGATGGGCCGGGCCGAGCGAGTGATCTTGTACGGTGCGGGGTTGCTGCTCGGATGGATCGGCCCCATGCTTTGGGCGATGACGGTGCTGACCTGGGCAACCGTGGCCCGACGCTTCTGGCTCGGGTGGAAGCGGCTCGGAGCGTGAGCTTGTCCTATGCCGCCTATCGCACGGGCATAGGTTTGGCGGGGTTGCTGCCGGAAGGCGTTGTACGCAGGGCGGGCGAACGGCTCGGAAGGGCGGCTTTCGACCGTGCCGGGCGGCGACGCAGGATGCTCATTCGTCACATGAGCCGGGTACTCGGATCCGAACGCGAGGTGGAAGAGGCGGCGCGGGAGGCCTTCGCAGCCTACGGTCGTTACTGGGCCGAGTCGTTCTGGGTCCGACCACGCCGTGTTCCCGAGATCCTCCGTCACATCACCACCGAGGGAGTCGAACGGGTCGAG is a window from the Actinomycetota bacterium genome containing:
- a CDS encoding elongation factor G, which encodes MVPERIRNVALVGHGGSGKTSLAEALLFTAGETTRLGRTEDGNTVTDFEPEEIERKLSLGLSLASFPWKGYKITLIDTPGYADFVGDARSALRAADLAVFVVSGVDGVEVQTEAMWHLAGEEGLPRIIFINKLDRERSSFSRTLDDLRETFGKGVAPVQVPIGAEAELGGLVRVVSNTAVTYAEGNPKGTATQAPESMKDTMSQMHTALVESVVETDDELLEAYFEGVEPDRATIVEVTRRGILTGDIQPVLCGSSTRLIGIDTLAEFLTEFGPSPLERPPVPLEGGGNLAIVADGEPVAYVFKTTSDPYVGRISLLRVFSGTVHADDHLVTSSGERVRMHNLFFMQGKEHKDASELVTGDIAAVAKIENLRGGETLHTSGTNITIARVDMPKPVMSLVVSPQSAQDEEKLSTALARVVEEDPTLLVERRSETKETVLSGLGDTHLDVTIARLSRKFGVKVDTSIPKVPYRETIGAKAEAEGKHKKQSGGRGQFGVAFLRFEPLPRGAGYEFVNAIKGGSIPRQYIPAVDKGVREGLERGILAGYPVTDVKATVYDGKYHSVDSDELSFRMAGIMAVKAAAPNLRPTLLEPIVRANIRVPEDYMGDIIGDLNAKRGRVLGMDSEGHIRIVTAEVPLAEMQRYAIDLRSMTGGRGSFEMTFDHYEEVPRQEAQKIIASAQTEEA
- a CDS encoding CDP-alcohol phosphatidyltransferase family protein — protein: MIDMKARRRVTLLLAPIARGLVRIGVRAWQVTLVGLAITLAGAVFIGGGRFLVGAILVLVGSGVDAVDGAVARLRKSVSKRGAFLDAATDRVSETAMWTGLAIAVAPTTLWVALCVLCLGASLTTSYLRAKAETGGVDGRGGLMGRAERVILYGAGLLLGWIGPMLWAMTVLTWATVARRFWLGWKRLGA